In one Curtobacterium citreum genomic region, the following are encoded:
- a CDS encoding glycosyltransferase, with the protein MALLTPVSTPGPRRVVRVDLDAPLPELVADDRRATALVVGYRDGHPVTTLDVTLTDDPADAERAIAALIGEPAGWSDGLHAGSPVARTGAPTTGTSAVPDTALPSVSVVVSTIVTRLADIARLLDHLAALDYPSYEVVVVDNRVAVPAEDPLPGLLAGHDVRLVVERRPGCSAGRNAGVAAATGEVVAFTDDDVRVDPRWLRMIGTRFVQEPELDAVTGMILPAELETPAQIWYEAYYGGFSGERTFDPLTLVPEDAPGALRHARVSAVAADGSVRRRFPVYGVGGYGAGANWAVRRSVFDRVGGFDPVLGAGVPARGGEDLAMFIDVLWRGGRIGVEPRAVVHHRHRPDLAGLHGQLHANGVGFTALLCALVSADRRHLAALVRLAPPAARAMAGRVLSRLVRRGSATATTVTPSAVPPTRVPRSLAFHELRGFPAGPAAWLRSRRAWREVERTHTGA; encoded by the coding sequence ATGGCCCTGCTCACGCCCGTGTCGACCCCCGGTCCCCGACGGGTGGTCCGTGTGGACCTGGACGCCCCGCTCCCGGAACTCGTCGCCGACGACCGTCGGGCGACCGCGCTCGTGGTCGGGTACCGCGACGGCCACCCCGTGACGACGCTCGACGTCACACTGACCGACGACCCGGCCGACGCCGAGCGGGCGATCGCAGCACTCATCGGCGAGCCAGCCGGCTGGTCGGACGGCCTGCACGCCGGCTCGCCCGTCGCTCGGACGGGTGCGCCGACCACCGGCACGTCCGCGGTGCCGGACACCGCACTGCCGTCCGTCTCCGTCGTGGTCTCGACGATCGTGACGCGCCTGGCCGACATCGCGCGGCTGCTCGACCACCTCGCGGCACTCGACTACCCGTCCTACGAGGTCGTCGTCGTCGACAACCGCGTCGCGGTCCCCGCCGAGGACCCGCTCCCCGGACTGCTCGCCGGGCACGACGTGCGACTCGTCGTCGAGCGTCGCCCGGGCTGTTCCGCCGGACGGAACGCCGGGGTCGCGGCGGCCACGGGCGAGGTCGTCGCCTTCACGGACGACGACGTCCGCGTCGACCCGCGGTGGCTCCGGATGATCGGTACCCGGTTCGTCCAGGAACCCGAGCTGGACGCGGTCACGGGCATGATCCTGCCGGCCGAGCTCGAGACCCCCGCGCAGATCTGGTACGAGGCGTACTACGGCGGGTTCAGCGGCGAGCGCACCTTCGACCCACTGACCCTGGTGCCCGAGGACGCTCCCGGGGCCCTGCGGCACGCACGGGTCTCCGCCGTGGCGGCCGACGGCTCTGTCCGTCGGCGGTTCCCGGTGTACGGCGTGGGCGGGTACGGTGCCGGAGCGAACTGGGCGGTGCGTCGGAGCGTGTTCGACCGCGTCGGCGGGTTCGACCCGGTGCTCGGTGCCGGCGTCCCCGCACGTGGCGGCGAGGACCTCGCGATGTTCATCGACGTCCTGTGGCGCGGTGGGCGGATCGGCGTCGAGCCGCGCGCGGTCGTGCACCACCGGCACCGGCCGGACCTGGCCGGACTGCACGGGCAGCTGCACGCGAACGGGGTGGGCTTCACGGCGCTGCTCTGCGCACTCGTGTCGGCGGACCGTCGGCACCTGGCGGCCCTGGTGCGGCTCGCTCCCCCGGCGGCCCGGGCGATGGCCGGCCGGGTGCTCAGCCGACTCGTCCGACGTGGGAGCGCCACGGCGACGACCGTGACCCCGTCGGCGGTGCCCCCGACGCGCGTGCCGCGGTCCCTGGCGTTCCACGAGCTCCGGGGCTTCCCCGCGGGACCGGCCGCGTGGCTGCGCAGCCGGCGAGCCTGGCGCGAGGTCGAGCGGACGCACACCGGCGCCTGA
- a CDS encoding fumarylacetoacetate hydrolase family protein — MKIARFSSTGEDPRYGILDERDLVVLAGDPMYQGFETTGERVPLADAKLLAPVIPRSKVIGVGLNYAEHASEMDERSGDDPVVFLKPNTAVVGPDDPIRLPADVGRVDHEGELAIVIGSLAKNVRREDFASVVLGYTIANDVTARDLQARDGQWTRSKGFDTFCPLGPVIETEIDPSDIRLETRVDGELRQAASTAEMVHDIPTLVEFVSSIWTLLPGDVILTGTPAGVGQIRDGEVVEVLIEGIGSLKNPVIARH, encoded by the coding sequence GTGAAGATCGCACGGTTCAGCAGCACGGGTGAAGACCCTCGGTACGGCATCCTCGACGAACGCGACCTGGTCGTGCTCGCGGGGGACCCGATGTACCAGGGGTTCGAGACGACGGGGGAGCGGGTGCCGCTCGCCGACGCGAAGCTCCTCGCCCCGGTGATCCCGCGGTCGAAGGTCATCGGCGTGGGCCTGAACTACGCCGAGCACGCGTCCGAGATGGACGAGCGCTCCGGGGACGACCCGGTGGTCTTCCTCAAGCCGAACACCGCGGTGGTCGGTCCTGACGACCCCATCCGTCTGCCCGCCGACGTCGGCCGGGTCGACCACGAGGGCGAACTCGCGATCGTGATCGGGTCGCTCGCCAAGAACGTCCGGCGCGAGGACTTCGCGAGCGTCGTGCTCGGGTACACGATCGCGAACGACGTGACCGCCCGCGACCTGCAGGCCCGCGACGGCCAGTGGACCCGCTCGAAGGGCTTCGACACGTTCTGCCCGCTCGGTCCGGTGATCGAGACCGAGATCGACCCGTCGGACATCCGGCTGGAGACACGCGTCGACGGGGAGCTGCGCCAGGCGGCCTCGACCGCCGAGATGGTCCACGACATCCCGACCCTGGTCGAGTTCGTGTCGTCGATCTGGACGCTCCTGCCCGGTGACGTCATCCTGACCGGGACCCCGGCCGGCGTCGGGCAGATCCGCGACGGCGAGGTCGTCGAGGTCCTCATCGAGGGCATCGGCTCCCTGAAGAACCCCGTCATCGCCCGGCACTGA
- the gltX gene encoding glutamate--tRNA ligase has product MTAPFTAATGSDIRVRFCPSPTGTPHVGLIRTALFNWAYARHNGGKLVFRIEDTDAARDSEESYEQILDALRWLRLDWDEGVEVGGPHGPYRQSERSDVYDDVIAKLRASGHVYESYVTPEEMEARNKAAGRDPKQGYDNHERDLTEAERQAFRDEGRQPALRLRVPDRDLSFEDLVRGEITFKQGTFPDFVVVRPNGKPLYTFTNPVDDALMGITHVLRGEDLLSSTPRQIALYEALYEIGITSFIPRFGHMPYVMGEGNKKLSKRDPESNLFHHRAAGMVPEGLLNYLALLGWSIAPDRDVFTSDEMVAAFDVVDVNPNPARFDHKKAEAINGDHIRLLGADDFRARLLPYLDGVVADPPTPEQERVLTAAAPLVQERMQLLGEAPALLGFLFTADDDLVVEDDALASLKGDTAEVLRAGTAALEGLQDWDTASIEAALRTALIDEMGLKPRVAFGPLRVAVSGRRISPPLFESMEILGKESTLTRLRRLADR; this is encoded by the coding sequence ATGACTGCACCGTTCACCGCCGCAACCGGCTCCGACATCCGCGTCCGTTTCTGCCCGAGCCCGACGGGGACCCCGCACGTGGGCCTCATCCGGACGGCGCTCTTCAACTGGGCCTACGCCCGCCACAACGGCGGCAAGCTCGTGTTCCGCATCGAGGACACCGACGCCGCCAGGGACAGCGAGGAGTCGTACGAGCAGATCCTCGACGCACTCCGGTGGCTCCGGTTGGACTGGGACGAGGGCGTCGAGGTCGGTGGACCGCACGGCCCCTACCGGCAGTCGGAGCGTTCGGACGTGTACGACGACGTCATCGCGAAGCTGCGCGCTTCGGGGCACGTCTACGAGTCGTACGTCACTCCGGAGGAGATGGAGGCGCGCAACAAGGCCGCCGGTCGCGACCCGAAGCAGGGCTACGACAACCACGAGCGTGACCTGACCGAGGCGGAGCGCCAGGCCTTCCGTGACGAGGGCCGGCAGCCGGCCCTGCGGCTGCGCGTGCCGGACCGCGACCTGAGCTTCGAGGACCTCGTGCGCGGCGAGATCACCTTCAAGCAGGGGACGTTCCCGGACTTCGTCGTGGTGCGCCCGAACGGCAAGCCGCTCTACACGTTCACGAACCCGGTGGACGACGCCCTGATGGGGATCACCCACGTGCTCCGCGGCGAGGACCTGCTGTCGTCGACCCCGCGCCAGATCGCCCTGTACGAGGCGCTGTACGAGATCGGGATCACGTCCTTCATCCCGCGCTTCGGGCACATGCCCTACGTGATGGGGGAGGGCAACAAGAAGCTCTCGAAGCGCGACCCCGAGTCGAACCTCTTCCACCACCGTGCCGCGGGCATGGTCCCCGAGGGCCTGCTCAACTACCTCGCGCTCCTCGGCTGGTCGATCGCGCCGGACCGCGACGTCTTCACCTCGGACGAGATGGTCGCCGCGTTCGACGTCGTCGACGTGAACCCGAACCCGGCCCGCTTCGACCACAAGAAGGCCGAGGCGATCAACGGCGACCACATCCGGCTGCTCGGCGCCGACGACTTCCGCGCGCGACTGCTGCCGTACCTGGACGGGGTGGTCGCCGACCCGCCCACGCCGGAGCAGGAGCGCGTGCTCACCGCCGCAGCTCCGCTCGTGCAGGAGCGCATGCAGCTGCTCGGCGAGGCGCCGGCGCTGCTCGGGTTCCTGTTCACGGCGGACGACGACCTGGTGGTCGAGGACGACGCACTGGCCTCGCTCAAGGGCGACACGGCCGAGGTGCTCCGTGCCGGCACGGCGGCGCTCGAGGGCCTGCAGGACTGGGACACCGCCTCGATCGAGGCCGCGCTCCGCACGGCGCTGATCGACGAGATGGGCCTGAAGCCGCGGGTCGCGTTCGGACCTCTGCGCGTCGCGGTGTCCGGCCGTCGCATCAGCCCGCCGCTGTTCGAGTCGATGGAGATCCTCGGCAAGGAGTCCACCCTGACGCGGCTGCGTCGGCTCGCGGATCGCTGA
- a CDS encoding glycosyltransferase family 2 protein: MTRVAVVVCAYTQLRWGDLQDSVESARRQPEHPEVVLVIDHEPELLARARARWPELLVLENAEDRGLSGARNTGVAATDADVVAFLDDDATADPDWLGHMLAALEDPAVVGVGGRATPSWPSTTGSGPYVDELLWIVGCSYTGLPETAGDVRNVIGSSMAFRRESILRAGGFRSGIGRVGNQPLGCEETELCIRIAAVQPGARIRHEPRSNVSHRVSADRVGMRYLLRRSYYEGISKAVLARRVGTGDALASESIYLTRVIPRAVLRELRAVGRGGLARAATVVASVATTVLGYAVGRLLGGVVVAAPAPRPVADPVGTR, encoded by the coding sequence GTGACGCGGGTCGCCGTCGTCGTCTGCGCCTACACGCAGCTGCGGTGGGGCGACCTGCAGGACAGTGTCGAGTCGGCGCGTCGGCAGCCGGAGCACCCGGAGGTCGTGCTGGTGATCGACCACGAGCCGGAGCTGCTCGCCCGGGCCCGCGCGCGCTGGCCGGAGCTGCTCGTCCTCGAGAACGCCGAGGACCGCGGCCTGTCCGGCGCCCGCAACACCGGGGTGGCGGCGACGGACGCCGACGTGGTCGCGTTCCTGGACGACGACGCCACCGCCGATCCCGACTGGCTCGGGCACATGCTCGCCGCGCTCGAGGACCCCGCGGTCGTCGGCGTCGGCGGCCGCGCCACGCCGTCCTGGCCCTCGACCACGGGCTCCGGGCCGTACGTCGACGAGCTCCTGTGGATCGTCGGCTGCAGCTACACCGGCCTGCCGGAGACCGCGGGCGACGTCCGCAACGTGATCGGGTCGAGCATGGCGTTCCGTCGCGAGTCGATCCTGCGCGCCGGCGGCTTCCGGTCCGGCATCGGCCGCGTCGGGAACCAGCCGCTCGGCTGCGAGGAGACCGAGCTGTGCATCCGCATCGCCGCGGTGCAGCCGGGGGCGCGGATCCGCCACGAGCCGCGGTCGAACGTGTCGCACCGGGTGTCGGCGGACCGCGTCGGCATGCGGTACCTGCTCCGCCGGAGCTACTACGAGGGCATCTCGAAGGCCGTGCTGGCACGTCGCGTCGGCACCGGTGATGCGCTCGCCAGCGAGTCCATCTACCTGACCCGGGTGATCCCGCGGGCGGTGCTCCGCGAGCTCCGTGCCGTCGGTCGCGGCGGGCTCGCTCGCGCTGCCACGGTGGTCGCGTCGGTCGCCACGACCGTCCTGGGCTACGCCGTGGGCCGGCTGCTCGGCGGCGTGGTCGTCGCCGCGCCGGCACCGCGTCCCGTTGCCGACCCGGTCGGCACGCGATGA
- a CDS encoding glycosyltransferase family 2 protein, protein MSVSPVRPADPRVSVVIPARNEARNLEIILPKLPPVHEVILVDGNSVDDTVATARRIMPGIRVVHQTRKGKGNALACGFEAVTGDVVVMFDADCSADPDEIPRFVQALRDGADVAKGTRYALGGGSDDITIVRSLGNRGLNLLCNVILGTRYSDLCYGYNAFWADTLPAIALLSSTLPKPLDGSMLWGDGFEIETVLTCRWSAAGLRIAEVPSHEKLRVHGASNLNAVTDGIRVLTSIVHERRRASGRRAVSAAPVVAAPVVAAPVVAAPVVLPAAAHAPAAAHASPAGALEGDAA, encoded by the coding sequence ATGTCCGTCAGCCCGGTCCGTCCGGCAGACCCCCGCGTCTCCGTGGTCATCCCGGCGCGCAACGAAGCGCGCAACCTCGAGATCATCCTCCCGAAGCTCCCGCCGGTGCACGAGGTCATCCTCGTGGACGGCAACTCCGTCGACGACACCGTCGCGACCGCCCGCCGGATCATGCCCGGCATCCGTGTCGTGCACCAGACCCGGAAGGGCAAGGGCAACGCCCTCGCATGCGGGTTCGAGGCCGTGACCGGCGACGTCGTCGTGATGTTCGACGCCGACTGCTCCGCGGACCCGGACGAGATCCCGCGCTTCGTCCAGGCGCTCCGCGACGGTGCCGACGTCGCGAAGGGCACCCGGTACGCCCTGGGCGGCGGCAGCGACGACATCACCATCGTCCGGAGCCTCGGCAACCGCGGGCTGAACCTGCTGTGCAACGTCATCCTCGGCACCCGGTACAGCGACCTCTGCTACGGCTACAACGCCTTCTGGGCCGACACGCTGCCGGCGATCGCGCTGCTGTCCTCGACGCTCCCGAAGCCGCTGGACGGCTCGATGCTGTGGGGCGACGGGTTCGAGATCGAGACCGTGCTGACGTGCCGGTGGTCGGCCGCCGGACTGCGCATCGCCGAGGTGCCGAGCCACGAGAAGCTGCGCGTGCACGGGGCGAGCAACCTCAACGCCGTCACGGACGGCATCCGCGTCCTGACGTCGATCGTGCACGAGCGGCGGCGGGCCTCCGGGCGCCGTGCCGTGTCGGCTGCGCCGGTGGTGGCTGCGCCGGTGGTGGCTGCGCCGGTGGTGGCTGCGCCGGTGGTGCTGCCGGCGGCGGCGCACGCGCCGGCGGCGGCGCACGCGTCGCCGGCCGGGGCGCTCGAGGGGGACGCCGCGTGA
- a CDS encoding glycoside hydrolase family 16 protein — MTTTAGRATTDRGGPPGRGRHRATALGVGAVVGALAVGAAVLTVTGGSSAHDPSGETMTTSDGGAWHRVYSEDFADDAPTGTFASRYADRFTTYDGFADTAGTGRYSASAVTAHDGLLDVGLRTTDGGTPLAGGVVPLVDGRWGGQTSGRYSIRMKSDRVDGYGVAVLLWSDANRWSDGEVDFPEGGLGQRAWLNVHCLDDPARQCVHHETDARLSDWHTYTIEWTPERMTFMVDGRTVGTTTEDVPTARMHLVLQAGSTGGTPPRAARGSVLVDWVTIDVPAAG; from the coding sequence ATGACGACGACGGCCGGGCGGGCCACCACGGACCGTGGCGGCCCGCCCGGCCGTGGCCGACACCGTGCGACGGCGCTCGGTGTCGGCGCGGTCGTCGGCGCGCTCGCCGTCGGCGCCGCGGTGCTCACGGTGACCGGCGGCTCGAGCGCGCACGACCCGAGCGGCGAGACGATGACGACCTCGGACGGCGGTGCGTGGCATCGCGTGTACTCCGAGGACTTCGCGGACGACGCGCCGACCGGGACGTTCGCGTCCCGGTACGCCGACCGGTTCACCACCTACGACGGGTTTGCGGACACCGCCGGGACCGGACGGTACAGCGCGTCCGCGGTCACTGCGCACGACGGGCTGCTCGACGTCGGGCTGCGGACGACCGACGGCGGCACCCCGCTGGCCGGTGGCGTCGTGCCGCTCGTCGACGGGCGCTGGGGCGGGCAGACCTCGGGACGGTACAGCATCCGGATGAAGAGCGACCGGGTCGACGGCTACGGCGTGGCCGTCCTGCTGTGGAGCGACGCGAACCGGTGGTCGGACGGCGAGGTCGACTTCCCCGAGGGTGGCCTGGGGCAGCGTGCGTGGCTCAACGTGCACTGCCTGGACGACCCTGCGCGGCAGTGCGTGCACCACGAGACGGACGCCCGGCTCAGCGACTGGCACACCTACACTATCGAGTGGACGCCCGAGCGGATGACCTTCATGGTGGACGGACGCACGGTCGGGACGACCACCGAGGACGTCCCGACGGCGCGCATGCACCTCGTGCTGCAGGCAGGTTCCACCGGTGGCACGCCGCCGCGGGCCGCACGGGGCTCGGTGCTCGTGGACTGGGTCACGATCGACGTCCCCGCGGCGGGCTGA
- a CDS encoding glycosyltransferase family 2 protein: protein MTPSRTSPIASSVLTLRPALPRADEPTWAGAAWVGAVDRPTALAATTVALAGADGFRRARLLVRDGLEIAGSVDVSVTPDGDLDPAELGRALRALPATILPADTGPAPVGRVSVVIGTRDRPEDLRTCLRSVLASTWPDLEVVVADSAPTTSATRDVVASIADPRVTYVLEARPGVARARNAGLAVATGEVVAFTDDDVVVDPDWVTAVAGAFARDADVACVTGLVPSAELRTPTQRWFDERVTWARNTRRRVFRAAEPPADLPLFPFSVGAFGTGANVSLRRSAAVALGGFDDALGVGTPTKGGEDLDVFVRVLSSGAALAVEPSAVVWHRHRSEPAALRAQAVGYGAGLGAWVTKLVLDPRTALAVVRRAVPALRRLGSLGQDDGARSAGAPGAVGADAPGTARSGAWAADEELRAATVGLRRIELTAALGGPWRYLVSRRARC, encoded by the coding sequence GTGACCCCGAGCCGGACCAGCCCGATCGCCAGCAGCGTCCTGACGCTCCGCCCTGCGCTGCCGCGCGCCGACGAACCGACGTGGGCCGGAGCCGCCTGGGTCGGCGCCGTCGACCGACCGACGGCGCTCGCCGCGACGACGGTCGCGCTCGCTGGAGCCGACGGCTTCCGTCGCGCCCGCCTGCTCGTCCGCGACGGGCTCGAGATCGCCGGCTCCGTCGATGTGTCCGTCACCCCGGACGGGGACCTGGACCCGGCCGAGCTGGGACGGGCGCTGCGCGCGCTGCCGGCCACGATCCTCCCGGCCGACACCGGCCCCGCACCCGTGGGGCGCGTCTCCGTCGTGATCGGGACCCGCGACCGGCCGGAGGACCTGCGGACCTGCCTGCGGTCCGTCCTCGCGTCGACGTGGCCCGACCTCGAGGTGGTCGTCGCGGACAGCGCGCCGACCACGTCGGCGACGCGGGACGTGGTCGCCTCGATCGCGGATCCTCGTGTCACCTACGTCCTGGAGGCACGGCCTGGCGTCGCGCGGGCACGGAACGCCGGGCTCGCTGTCGCCACGGGCGAGGTGGTCGCGTTCACCGACGACGACGTCGTCGTCGACCCCGACTGGGTGACGGCCGTCGCGGGCGCGTTCGCGCGCGACGCGGACGTCGCGTGCGTGACGGGGCTCGTGCCGAGCGCGGAGCTCCGGACGCCCACGCAGCGGTGGTTCGACGAACGCGTGACCTGGGCACGGAACACCCGGCGCCGGGTCTTCCGGGCCGCTGAGCCGCCCGCCGACCTGCCGCTCTTCCCGTTCTCGGTCGGGGCGTTCGGCACCGGGGCGAACGTGTCCCTCCGGCGCTCGGCCGCGGTCGCGCTCGGCGGGTTCGACGACGCCCTCGGCGTGGGGACGCCGACGAAGGGCGGCGAGGACCTGGACGTGTTCGTCCGGGTGCTGTCCTCGGGTGCGGCGCTCGCGGTCGAGCCCTCGGCCGTGGTGTGGCACCGGCACCGCTCGGAGCCGGCGGCGCTGCGCGCCCAGGCGGTCGGCTACGGCGCCGGGCTCGGCGCGTGGGTCACGAAGCTCGTGCTCGACCCGCGGACGGCGCTCGCCGTGGTGCGGCGTGCGGTCCCGGCGCTGCGGCGGCTCGGGTCGCTCGGGCAGGACGACGGTGCGCGGTCGGCCGGTGCTCCTGGCGCGGTGGGTGCGGATGCACCGGGGACGGCACGGTCCGGCGCGTGGGCGGCCGACGAGGAGCTCCGTGCGGCGACGGTCGGGTTGCGGCGGATCGAGCTGACCGCGGCGCTCGGCGGGCCGTGGCGGTACCTCGTGTCGCGGCGCGCTCGGTGCTGA
- a CDS encoding NAD(P)/FAD-dependent oxidoreductase, whose protein sequence is MGADDTVPADAAPADAVPAELVQADVAVIGAGPAGLSAALNLVRARRTVLLVDANRPRNAATLRSHGFVTRDGISPLELRRLGREEVAGYPEATVVQAVVDRVAPDGDAWTVHGSWRGTETTARVRAVVVATGLREEFPALPSLRAFYGTSAHSCVECDGYEHAAQALGLVCETPDVVDRALLLASWTDDLVVYTNGVAPLDPAGRARLAAAGVRVDERPVADLEGDRSGLTGVRLADGTVTPHTGVFLRPVWHADLDWLDAPVVRDGEGLVRVDRLGRTGVAGLYAVGDVTPPGPEQLIVAAGHGATTAAAVHRDLVGGLEDARDAVQ, encoded by the coding sequence GTGGGAGCTGACGACACGGTGCCCGCCGACGCGGCGCCGGCCGACGCGGTGCCGGCTGAGCTCGTGCAGGCGGACGTCGCGGTCATCGGGGCGGGACCGGCCGGGCTCAGCGCGGCGCTCAACCTCGTCCGTGCACGGCGGACGGTGCTCCTCGTCGACGCGAACCGCCCGCGGAACGCCGCCACGCTGCGGTCGCACGGGTTCGTGACGCGCGACGGCATCTCGCCGCTCGAGCTGCGGCGCCTCGGCCGCGAGGAGGTCGCCGGCTACCCGGAGGCCACGGTCGTGCAGGCCGTCGTCGACCGCGTGGCCCCGGACGGGGACGCGTGGACGGTGCACGGCTCGTGGCGCGGCACCGAGACGACGGCGCGGGTGCGTGCCGTGGTCGTCGCGACTGGGCTCCGCGAGGAGTTCCCCGCGCTGCCGTCGCTCCGGGCGTTCTACGGCACGTCCGCGCACAGCTGCGTCGAGTGCGACGGGTACGAGCACGCCGCCCAGGCCCTCGGACTGGTCTGCGAGACGCCGGACGTCGTCGACCGGGCGCTGCTGTTGGCGTCCTGGACCGACGACCTCGTCGTGTACACGAACGGGGTCGCGCCGCTCGATCCTGCCGGACGTGCGCGTCTGGCAGCCGCCGGGGTGCGCGTGGACGAGCGTCCGGTGGCGGACCTCGAGGGGGATCGGTCTGGTCTCACGGGTGTCCGACTGGCCGACGGCACGGTGACGCCGCACACGGGGGTCTTCCTGCGCCCGGTGTGGCACGCGGACCTCGACTGGCTCGACGCCCCGGTCGTGCGTGACGGGGAGGGCCTCGTCCGGGTCGACCGGCTCGGGCGGACAGGTGTCGCAGGGCTCTACGCGGTCGGTGACGTGACGCCGCCCGGACCGGAACAGCTCATCGTGGCGGCCGGTCACGGGGCGACGACGGCGGCTGCCGTGCACCGTGACCTGGTGGGTGGTCTCGAAGACGCTCGGGATGCTGTACAGTAG
- a CDS encoding lipopolysaccharide biosynthesis protein: MTQPLTRREALGRARRAASDRMSDASDAAVDDVAEGSSRLFGRGLLYVVVWSMQLVVSSLISPVLAHLLPASEFGVLASSIALFQALSVLAVAGLDQATVLQRAEDGSDRRARGLLAVGALTAAVVTGTALATIPVWADAAGFVGAHPLLLVAVLWTAPAAVVQVALALLVAQDRIRVFAVTSLLSSVGGSVIGLGLLLWVHADATTYAWGGVVAQGVAMVIGIAATRPRLQGLFDRRTTTRAFRLGVPVALGNLSYFVLNAGDRVVVQSLLGPAEVARYQIAYVVGSAVVLLLTFTNSAWAPHFAALRNAGARLRLALHARDELYRLVAPVVLAVTLAAPVALPFLAPASYRVDELGVVVFVVAVTAVPVVASGATGRLLVVERRGVAVGVIAAGAGAVNIAANLVLVPWLGILGAGVATVLAYTLLAAAQLLALPDRRAWRGPGARVTLPLVAALVVAGVSLLLPQDTPWDVVRVVGVAACVPWFLRRLGAARGGATAA; encoded by the coding sequence GTGACCCAGCCCCTCACCCGGCGCGAGGCGCTCGGTCGGGCACGACGGGCCGCGTCCGACCGGATGTCGGACGCATCGGACGCGGCAGTCGACGACGTCGCCGAGGGGTCGTCCCGACTGTTCGGCCGCGGTCTGCTGTACGTCGTCGTCTGGTCGATGCAGCTCGTCGTCTCGTCGCTGATCTCCCCCGTCCTCGCGCACCTGCTGCCCGCGTCGGAGTTCGGCGTCCTCGCGTCCTCGATCGCCCTGTTCCAGGCGCTCTCCGTGCTCGCGGTCGCCGGGCTCGACCAGGCGACGGTCCTGCAGCGCGCCGAGGACGGCTCGGACCGTCGCGCCCGCGGGCTGCTCGCCGTCGGCGCGCTGACCGCCGCGGTCGTCACCGGGACGGCGCTCGCCACGATCCCGGTCTGGGCGGACGCCGCGGGCTTCGTCGGGGCGCACCCGCTGCTCCTCGTCGCCGTCCTCTGGACCGCGCCGGCCGCGGTCGTCCAGGTGGCGCTGGCGCTCCTCGTCGCGCAGGACCGCATCCGGGTCTTCGCGGTCACGAGCCTGCTGTCGTCGGTCGGCGGCTCCGTCATCGGTCTCGGGCTGCTCCTGTGGGTGCACGCCGACGCCACCACGTACGCGTGGGGCGGTGTCGTCGCGCAGGGCGTCGCGATGGTGATCGGGATCGCGGCGACGCGGCCCCGCCTCCAGGGCCTGTTCGACCGGCGGACCACGACCCGGGCGTTCCGACTCGGGGTCCCGGTCGCCCTCGGCAACCTGTCGTACTTCGTGCTCAACGCCGGCGACCGTGTCGTCGTGCAGAGCCTGCTCGGCCCGGCGGAGGTCGCCCGCTACCAGATCGCCTACGTCGTCGGGTCGGCCGTGGTCCTCCTCCTCACGTTCACGAACTCGGCGTGGGCACCGCACTTCGCCGCGCTCCGCAACGCCGGCGCCCGACTCCGGTTGGCCCTGCACGCGCGGGACGAGCTCTACCGTCTCGTGGCGCCCGTCGTCCTCGCCGTGACGCTCGCGGCACCCGTCGCGCTGCCGTTCCTCGCGCCCGCGTCGTACCGCGTCGACGAGCTCGGCGTCGTCGTCTTCGTCGTGGCCGTCACGGCCGTGCCCGTCGTGGCGAGCGGCGCGACCGGGCGGCTGCTCGTGGTCGAGCGCCGCGGAGTCGCCGTCGGCGTCATCGCGGCCGGCGCCGGTGCCGTGAACATCGCGGCGAACCTGGTCCTCGTCCCGTGGCTCGGCATCCTCGGCGCGGGCGTCGCGACCGTGCTCGCGTACACGCTCCTCGCGGCGGCCCAGCTGCTCGCGCTGCCCGACCGTCGGGCGTGGCGGGGACCGGGAGCCCGGGTGACCCTGCCCCTCGTGGCAGCCCTCGTGGTGGCCGGGGTGTCCCTGCTGCTGCCCCAGGACACCCCCTGGGACGTCGTGCGGGTCGTCGGCGTCGCGGCGTGCGTGCCGTGGTTCCTGCGACGGCTCGGGGCGGCGCGCGGCGGAGCCACCGCGGCCTGA